A stretch of Brachyhypopomus gauderio isolate BG-103 chromosome 3, BGAUD_0.2, whole genome shotgun sequence DNA encodes these proteins:
- the bambia gene encoding BMP and activin membrane-bound inhibitor homolog a — MDRHSSFVSLWFRLELCAMAILLTKGEIRCYCDAPHCVATGYMCKSELNACFTKVLDPLNTNSPLTHGCLDPILNSLDVCTKKNLEEMKAGPSPVVCCNDDMCNYRGLHDIAHTRSDSTDRYQPDNSNQNLITRVQELASAKEVWFRAAVIAVPIAGGLILVLLIMLALRMLRSENERLRAQRQQMLSRLHYSFHGHHHAKKGHVAKLDLECMVPVTGHDKCCMGCEKLRQAELSVGGGGGERFLSLVHWGMYTGHGKLEFV; from the exons ATGGATCGTCATTCCAGTTTTGTTTCGCTTTGGTTTCGGTTGGAACTGTGTGCGATGGCCATTCTCCTCACCAAAG GTGAGATCAGGTGCTACTGTGACGCGCCACACTGTGTTGCTACCGGATACATGTGCAAGTCGGAGCTTAACGCTTGTTTCACCAAAGTTTTGGACCCGCTTAACACGAACTCCCCGCTGACACACGGGTGCCTGGACCCAATACTGAACTCGCTGGATGTTTGTACCAAGAAGAACTTGGAGGAGATGAAGGCAGGTCCTTCTCCTGTTGTGTGCTGTAATGATGACATGTGTAACTATCGGGGACTGCACGACATTGCACACACTCGAAGCGACTCCACAG ACCGCTACCAGCCAGACAACTCCAACCAGAACCTGATCACGCGGGTCCAGGAGCTGGCCTCCGCCAAGGAGGTGTGGTTCCGGGCGGCCGTGATCGCCGTGCCCATCGCGGGCGGCCTGATCCTGGTTCTGCTCATCATGCTGGCGCTCCGTATGCTCCGCAGCGAGAACGAGCGTCTGCGTGCACAGCGCCAGCAGATGTTGTCCCGTCTGCACTACAGCTTCCACGGACACCACCACGCCAAGAAGGGCCACGTGGCCAAGCTGGACCTGGAGTGCATGGTGCCCGTCACGGGCCACGACAAATGCTGCATGGGCTGCGAAAAGCTGCGGCAGGCGGAGTTGAGcgtaggaggaggaggaggggagcgATTCCTCTCGCTCGTGCACTGGGGGATGTACACAGGACACGGAAAGCTGGAGTTCGTATGA